From one Luteipulveratus mongoliensis genomic stretch:
- a CDS encoding amidohydrolase family protein: MTLRVDAHHHLWDPARRAYPWLDGAAMTPIRRPFEVADLGAMADEIGVTRTVLVQTVPDVGETRQFLLDADDSDGLIAGVVGWVDLTADDVADSVERLRSGPGGRHLVGLRHQAQDEPDPTWLTRPDVVRGLRAATALDLAYDILVTPPHWEAALTAARSLPQARLVLDHAGKPPIASGDLEPWRRWIAELAREPQVAVKLSGLVTEADWHSWVPSDLRPVVDHVLECFGPDRVMLGSDWPVCELAGPVTVSWRTTVDLLPVEVHDRVLGQNAAEWYALSAT, encoded by the coding sequence ATGACGCTCCGAGTCGACGCTCACCACCACCTCTGGGATCCCGCGCGACGGGCCTATCCATGGCTCGACGGCGCCGCCATGACCCCGATCCGCAGGCCGTTCGAGGTGGCCGACCTGGGTGCCATGGCGGACGAGATCGGTGTGACACGAACGGTTCTCGTGCAGACGGTGCCGGACGTCGGTGAGACTAGGCAGTTCCTGCTCGACGCGGACGACAGCGACGGGCTGATCGCGGGCGTGGTCGGTTGGGTCGATCTGACGGCGGACGATGTTGCGGACTCGGTCGAACGGCTGCGCAGCGGTCCGGGCGGTCGCCATCTGGTCGGTCTGCGGCACCAGGCGCAGGATGAGCCGGACCCGACCTGGCTGACGAGACCGGACGTCGTACGCGGCCTCCGCGCCGCCACGGCGCTCGACCTGGCGTACGACATCCTGGTCACTCCGCCCCACTGGGAGGCGGCGCTCACGGCGGCTCGATCACTGCCACAAGCGAGGCTGGTCCTCGACCACGCCGGCAAGCCGCCCATCGCGTCGGGTGACCTCGAGCCGTGGCGTCGATGGATCGCCGAGCTGGCCAGAGAGCCGCAGGTGGCGGTCAAGCTGTCCGGGCTGGTGACCGAGGCTGACTGGCATTCGTGGGTGCCCTCGGACCTGCGACCGGTGGTCGACCATGTGCTGGAGTGCTTCGGCCCGGACCGGGTCATGCTCGGGTCCGACTGGCCGGTCTGCGAGCTGGCTGGTCCCGTTACGGTGTCCTGGCGTACGACCGTCGATCTGCTCCCGGTCGAGGTGCACGATCGGGTGCTCGGCCAGAACGCCGCTGAGTGGTACGCACTCTCGGCCACCTGA
- a CDS encoding sigma-70 family RNA polymerase sigma factor — MNDNDLLAAQFEEHRLHLRAVAYRILGTYGDADDAVQEAWLRLSRSDATAIDNLGGWLTTVVSRICLDMLRSRSTRREDPLDERPVETAGADDGADPETEAVQADSLGAALLVVLDTLAPAERLAFVLHDLFGMPFDEIAPIVDRTPAAARQLASRARRRVQGASTEADQARQREVVEAFLEASRNGEFQRLLSLLDPDVVLRADQIAVETAAAAVAQGGPAAQGAPLLARLVRGQNAVAEAFSGRAKAAQVALIDGSFGAVWAVEGVVRSVFMVSLRDGRVASLDVVVDPEHIADLDIQILA; from the coding sequence ATGAACGACAACGACCTGTTGGCGGCGCAGTTCGAGGAGCACCGGCTGCACCTGCGAGCGGTCGCGTACCGCATCCTCGGGACCTACGGCGACGCTGACGATGCGGTGCAGGAGGCCTGGCTGCGGCTCAGTCGCTCGGACGCCACCGCGATCGACAACCTCGGCGGCTGGCTGACGACGGTCGTGTCCCGCATCTGTCTCGACATGCTGCGCTCACGGTCGACGCGCCGCGAGGACCCGCTCGATGAACGTCCGGTCGAGACGGCTGGCGCGGACGACGGTGCGGACCCGGAAACCGAGGCAGTGCAAGCGGATTCACTCGGGGCGGCGCTGCTGGTCGTCCTCGACACCCTTGCCCCTGCCGAGCGTCTGGCGTTCGTGCTGCACGACCTGTTCGGGATGCCGTTCGACGAGATCGCACCCATCGTGGACCGTACGCCGGCTGCCGCGCGTCAGCTCGCGTCGCGGGCTCGGCGTCGGGTGCAGGGAGCATCGACCGAAGCCGACCAGGCGCGCCAGCGGGAGGTGGTCGAGGCGTTCCTCGAGGCATCTCGCAACGGTGAGTTCCAGCGGCTGCTCTCCCTGCTCGACCCCGACGTGGTCCTGCGTGCCGACCAGATCGCCGTCGAGACCGCTGCAGCTGCAGTCGCACAGGGTGGACCGGCGGCCCAGGGTGCACCGCTGCTCGCGCGCTTGGTCCGCGGTCAGAACGCGGTGGCCGAGGCTTTCTCCGGTCGCGCGAAGGCGGCGCAGGTGGCGCTCATCGATGGTTCGTTCGGTGCGGTCTGGGCAGTGGAGGGCGTCGTGCGCTCGGTGTTCATGGTGTCCCTCCGCGACGGACGAGTGGCTTCGCTGGATGTCGTGGTCGACCCCGAGCACATCGCCGACCTCGACATCCAGATCCTCGCCTGA
- a CDS encoding Pr6Pr family membrane protein gives MTRAWHGLVAAVATFALVFQLVLIVRGESVLNQLEPASMTERLVRFVSYFTVLSNALIAYASATLTRDPQRSGRVWNVVRLSGIVGITVTGIIHWFFLRPLLDLEGSSYVADKLLHVVVPLLAVIGWVVFGPRGRVQASDLLPSLIYPIVWLAYTLIRGAITGWYPYPFLDADDQGYGLVTVNCLGITALLLGVSAIAWYADRRLPAPAGRVADHPLVE, from the coding sequence ATGACGCGCGCATGGCACGGACTCGTCGCCGCAGTGGCCACCTTCGCGCTGGTCTTCCAGCTCGTCCTGATCGTGCGCGGCGAGTCGGTCCTCAACCAGCTCGAGCCGGCGTCCATGACCGAGCGGCTGGTGCGGTTCGTCAGCTACTTCACCGTGCTCAGCAACGCGCTCATCGCCTACGCGTCAGCCACGCTGACTCGCGACCCGCAGCGCTCGGGACGAGTCTGGAACGTCGTACGCCTCAGCGGGATCGTCGGCATCACGGTCACCGGGATCATCCACTGGTTCTTCCTGCGGCCGCTGCTCGACCTGGAGGGTTCGTCGTATGTCGCGGACAAGCTGCTCCACGTGGTGGTCCCGTTGCTCGCGGTGATCGGCTGGGTGGTGTTCGGGCCGCGCGGGCGGGTGCAGGCGTCGGATCTGCTGCCATCGTTGATCTACCCGATCGTCTGGCTGGCCTACACGCTGATCCGCGGCGCTATCACGGGCTGGTACCCATACCCGTTCCTCGACGCCGACGACCAGGGATACGGCTTGGTGACCGTCAACTGCCTCGGCATCACTGCGCTTCTGCTCGGCGTCTCGGCCATCGCCTGGTACGCCGACCGCCGCCTCCCCGCCCCCGCTGGTCGAGTAGCCGACCACCCGCTGGTCGAGTAG
- a CDS encoding dipeptide ABC transporter ATP-binding protein — protein MSTPVLTVRGLRIAFPDGRQTQREVVHGVDLTLRPGQVLGLVGESGSGKSVMAMSILRLLEPDTSVEGSIQLDGLELLTADAETIRGIRGRQIGAVFQEPMAAWNPVFTIGDQIAEALAAHGDSVPAGRVEELLAEAGIDDPERIAASYPHQLSGGQLQRAMIAMGMSKDPAVLIADEPTTALDVTVQAGVLDLLRSLRDRGTAILLITHDMGVIADLADHVIVLRDGTVVESGSVDDVLGDPQETYTRSLLAAVPRLDGSSRPVEAEANSEAAAVRDLTVRYDSQRRRGQDLVAVDGVDLTLYAGRTLGLVGESGSGKSTIGRALAGLTPATSGDVEIGGESVTRASRRGLRAIQRDVGIVFQDPASSLNPKHPVGRSIAEPLRLASWSRQAIEERVAELLTSVRLDPALAERYPHQLSGGQRQRVAIARALALRPRLLIADEPTSALDVSVQATVLDLLVALQDEQGFAALLISHDLAVVQAVAHDVAVLRHGQIVEKGPTSEVLTDPTEDYTRRLLAAAPVPDPVVQRRRREERATLLT, from the coding sequence ATGAGTACGCCGGTGCTGACCGTCCGGGGACTGCGTATCGCGTTCCCGGACGGTCGGCAGACGCAGCGTGAGGTCGTGCACGGCGTTGACCTCACGCTGCGCCCGGGGCAGGTGCTGGGCCTGGTCGGCGAGTCCGGCTCGGGCAAGTCCGTGATGGCGATGTCGATCCTGCGTCTGCTCGAACCGGACACGTCTGTCGAGGGCTCCATCCAGCTCGACGGCTTGGAGCTGCTGACGGCCGACGCGGAGACCATCCGTGGCATCCGCGGCCGCCAGATCGGTGCGGTCTTCCAGGAGCCGATGGCGGCTTGGAACCCTGTCTTTACGATCGGCGACCAGATCGCCGAAGCCCTTGCAGCACATGGAGACTCGGTGCCGGCTGGTCGAGTCGAGGAGCTGCTCGCAGAGGCCGGTATCGACGACCCGGAACGCATCGCGGCGTCCTACCCGCACCAGCTCTCCGGTGGTCAGCTGCAGCGCGCCATGATCGCGATGGGGATGAGCAAGGACCCCGCTGTGCTCATCGCCGATGAACCGACGACCGCGCTCGACGTGACCGTGCAGGCGGGTGTGCTCGACCTGCTGCGGTCGTTGCGTGATCGTGGCACGGCGATCCTGCTCATCACCCACGACATGGGCGTCATCGCCGACCTGGCCGACCACGTGATCGTCCTGCGCGACGGCACGGTCGTGGAGAGCGGCTCGGTCGACGACGTCTTGGGAGACCCGCAGGAGACGTACACCCGCTCGTTGCTCGCCGCCGTGCCGCGCCTCGATGGGTCCTCGAGACCTGTTGAGGCAGAGGCGAACTCGGAGGCGGCGGCCGTCCGGGATCTGACCGTTCGCTACGACTCGCAGCGGCGACGCGGCCAGGACCTCGTCGCCGTCGACGGCGTCGACCTCACGCTGTACGCCGGCCGCACGCTAGGTCTGGTCGGCGAGTCGGGCTCGGGCAAGTCGACCATCGGGCGGGCGCTCGCCGGCCTGACGCCGGCGACCTCGGGTGATGTGGAGATCGGCGGAGAGTCCGTCACGCGCGCTTCTCGACGAGGGCTGCGCGCGATCCAGCGTGATGTCGGGATCGTGTTCCAGGATCCGGCGTCATCGCTGAATCCCAAGCATCCAGTGGGGCGTTCGATCGCCGAACCGCTGAGGTTGGCATCCTGGTCGCGGCAGGCGATCGAGGAACGAGTCGCCGAGCTGCTGACCTCCGTACGCCTGGATCCGGCTCTCGCCGAGCGCTACCCGCACCAGCTGTCCGGTGGCCAGCGCCAGCGCGTGGCGATCGCGAGGGCGCTCGCCCTGCGCCCACGGCTGCTCATCGCCGACGAGCCCACCAGCGCCCTCGACGTGTCGGTGCAGGCGACCGTCCTCGACCTCCTCGTGGCCCTCCAGGACGAGCAAGGCTTCGCCGCGTTGCTCATCAGTCACGACCTGGCCGTGGTGCAGGCGGTCGCTCACGACGTGGCCGTGCTCCGCCATGGCCAGATCGTCGAGAAGGGCCCGACCTCGGAGGTACTGACCGATCCGACCGAGGACTACACCCGACGGCTGCTCGCCGCCGCGCCGGTGCCAGACCCGGTCGTACAACGCCGTCGACGCGAGGAACGCGCCACACTGCTCACATGA
- a CDS encoding ABC transporter substrate-binding protein: MKRAITPAVVALSTALAISACNANPSSDDSSSAGSKPEATAKGGTLTIYNSSSELSFEPAKSQSLAITSLGLVHRRLTTWDIKPGQQPKVVPDLATTTGTPSDGGKTWTFTLKDGLKFSNGQPITSADIKYGIERSFAPELSGGLGYHKALLTGAASYKGPYKGQQLPSIATPNAKTIVFHLNVPYGDWPWIASMGAFSPVPKAADTTPASYGNKPVASGPYEVENYKQGTSLTLKRNPQWSTKTDSVRLGGPDKIVYKLSQDESVAAQSLIADSGEARTAFGSGFVPPAQLKQITSNPSAKSRLALSNPGALAYLAINTKHGKLADKRVRQAITYAVDKKAFQLAVGGAQGGAPATTLITPGIPGRQAYDLYPAPETGDVTKAKGLLKSAGATNLNLKLITSNKPSDVAKAEAIQQGLKRAGITVTIKPLEEENTADAQTDDKGDYDLTVGSWQPDFPSANGNIQPLFDSSQIGGGNYNLSRYSNPAVDALIKQATGEIDPAKAGAIWAKADKLILQDAPVVPLIYTRNAFLRGSGVSNFDVSGFPNYPNYLRVSLTK; the protein is encoded by the coding sequence ATGAAGCGAGCCATCACCCCCGCGGTGGTCGCCCTGAGCACGGCGCTGGCGATCAGCGCCTGCAACGCCAACCCGTCATCGGACGACTCGTCGTCGGCCGGTTCCAAGCCCGAGGCGACCGCCAAGGGCGGCACGCTCACGATCTACAACTCCTCCAGCGAGCTGAGCTTCGAGCCGGCCAAGAGTCAGAGTCTGGCGATCACGTCACTCGGCCTCGTGCACCGCCGACTGACGACCTGGGACATCAAGCCGGGTCAGCAGCCGAAGGTCGTCCCGGACCTCGCAACCACGACGGGCACGCCCAGCGACGGCGGCAAGACCTGGACGTTCACGCTCAAGGACGGCCTGAAGTTCTCGAACGGACAGCCGATCACCAGCGCCGATATCAAGTACGGCATCGAGCGCTCGTTCGCACCCGAGCTGTCCGGTGGCCTCGGCTACCACAAGGCGCTGCTCACGGGCGCGGCGTCGTACAAGGGGCCCTACAAGGGCCAGCAGCTCCCCTCGATCGCGACTCCCAACGCCAAGACCATCGTCTTCCACCTCAACGTGCCCTACGGCGACTGGCCGTGGATCGCGTCGATGGGCGCGTTCTCGCCGGTGCCGAAGGCTGCGGACACCACGCCTGCGTCGTACGGCAACAAGCCGGTGGCGTCCGGTCCGTATGAGGTCGAGAACTACAAGCAGGGCACGTCGCTGACTCTCAAGCGCAACCCGCAGTGGAGCACCAAGACGGACAGCGTCCGCCTCGGCGGACCAGACAAGATCGTCTACAAGCTCAGCCAGGACGAGTCCGTCGCGGCACAGTCGCTGATCGCGGACTCGGGCGAGGCGCGTACGGCATTCGGGTCGGGCTTTGTCCCGCCGGCCCAGCTGAAGCAGATCACGAGCAACCCGTCCGCGAAATCCCGTCTCGCACTGTCGAATCCGGGCGCACTCGCCTATCTCGCGATCAACACCAAGCACGGCAAGCTGGCCGACAAGCGGGTGCGTCAGGCGATCACGTACGCCGTCGACAAGAAGGCCTTCCAGCTCGCCGTCGGCGGAGCACAGGGTGGCGCCCCGGCGACGACGCTGATCACGCCGGGCATTCCGGGACGGCAGGCGTACGACCTCTACCCGGCGCCGGAGACCGGTGACGTGACCAAGGCGAAGGGCCTGCTGAAGTCGGCCGGCGCAACCAACCTGAATCTCAAGCTGATCACCTCCAACAAGCCCAGCGATGTCGCGAAGGCCGAGGCGATCCAGCAGGGCCTCAAGCGGGCGGGCATCACCGTCACCATCAAGCCGCTCGAGGAGGAGAACACCGCGGACGCCCAGACCGACGACAAGGGTGACTACGACCTGACCGTCGGCAGCTGGCAGCCGGACTTCCCCAGCGCCAACGGCAACATCCAGCCGCTGTTCGACAGCTCGCAGATCGGTGGCGGCAACTACAACCTGTCGCGCTACTCCAACCCGGCGGTCGACGCGCTCATCAAGCAGGCCACGGGCGAGATCGACCCCGCCAAGGCCGGCGCGATCTGGGCCAAGGCGGACAAGCTGATCCTGCAGGACGCCCCGGTCGTGCCACTGATCTACACCCGCAACGCGTTCCTGCGCGGGTCGGGCGTCAGCAACTTCGACGTCTCGGGCTTCCCGAACTACCCGAACTACCTGCGCGTCTCGCTGACGAAGTGA
- a CDS encoding ABC transporter permease, producing the protein MPYVVRRLLGALVVLLVVTFLTFLMFHLLPTDVSQASCGKPCTAERKEEVRHLLGYDKSTLAQLVDFLRGLAVGRTFGSGASEVHCSAPCFGYSFRLNDTVTGQIIDRFPVTLSIALGAAVLWSVIGVTSGVLAALKRGTWLDRSVMATTTLGVSAPTYLIGLVAIYLLGFKANVLPVGTYVPLTESPVQWAWHLVLPWIVLAVASAAVYTRLTRSQLLEVMGDPFIRTARAKGLRERRVVTRHGLRNALLPIVTVFGLDLGTLLGGAVITEKIFSMPGLGSLLIEAVGNLDLPVILGVTLFSACLVVLANLVVDLTYSRLDPRVRQTS; encoded by the coding sequence ATGCCGTACGTCGTCCGTCGCCTTCTCGGCGCGCTGGTGGTCCTGCTCGTGGTCACCTTCCTGACCTTCTTGATGTTCCATCTCCTGCCGACCGACGTGTCGCAGGCGTCCTGCGGCAAGCCGTGCACGGCCGAGCGCAAGGAGGAGGTACGCCATCTCCTGGGCTACGACAAGTCGACCCTCGCGCAGCTGGTCGACTTCTTGCGCGGCCTGGCAGTGGGCCGCACGTTCGGCAGCGGCGCGAGCGAAGTCCATTGCAGCGCACCGTGTTTCGGCTACTCGTTCCGCCTGAACGACACGGTCACCGGTCAGATCATCGACCGCTTCCCGGTCACCCTGTCGATCGCGCTGGGCGCCGCAGTGCTCTGGTCGGTCATCGGTGTGACGAGTGGTGTGCTTGCCGCGCTCAAGCGAGGCACGTGGCTGGACCGCTCCGTCATGGCGACGACGACGCTGGGAGTGTCGGCACCGACGTACCTCATCGGTCTGGTCGCGATCTACCTGCTCGGGTTCAAGGCCAACGTGCTGCCGGTCGGCACCTACGTGCCGCTCACCGAGAGTCCGGTGCAGTGGGCCTGGCACCTGGTCCTGCCGTGGATCGTGCTCGCCGTCGCGTCGGCCGCCGTCTACACCCGCCTGACCCGCAGCCAGCTGCTCGAGGTGATGGGTGACCCGTTCATCCGCACCGCCCGCGCCAAGGGTCTGCGCGAGCGTCGCGTCGTCACTCGTCACGGCCTGCGCAACGCCCTGCTGCCGATCGTCACGGTGTTCGGCCTCGACCTCGGCACGCTCCTCGGCGGTGCCGTCATCACCGAGAAGATCTTCAGCATGCCGGGCCTCGGCTCCTTGCTGATCGAGGCGGTCGGCAACCTCGACCTCCCCGTGATCCTCGGCGTCACACTCTTCTCCGCCTGCCTCGTGGTCCTCGCGAATCTCGTTGTGGACCTGACCTATTCGCGGCTCGACCCTCGTGTCCGCCAAACCAGCTGA
- a CDS encoding ABC transporter permease produces the protein MTFSPGPPDQAAIDAPSAKAASVLGRLRHDRAAMVGLIVIVVMVLAALAAPLVAGLSGQDPTTWHHEVLGEDGSPRGAFGGVSGAHWFGVEPLTGRDLFAIVVHGARTSILVGIGATFIAVTLGVLVGATAALFGGWYDRVASRVIDVLFGFPSLIFMISLGALAPDSVPRWLLVILVIGLFGWPPVARVIRGQSLALMGRDFVSASRAMGAGPWHVLREQLLPNLGSTIIVFTTMRIPSSIGAEAALSFLGVGVPPPTPAWGRTIGTAIGWIASDPWYLLAPASALFAITLAFNLLGDGLRDALDPRLTRRR, from the coding sequence GTGACGTTCTCACCCGGCCCGCCCGACCAGGCCGCCATCGACGCACCCAGCGCCAAGGCGGCGTCCGTGCTCGGCCGGCTGCGGCACGACCGTGCAGCCATGGTCGGGCTCATCGTGATCGTCGTGATGGTGCTGGCTGCCCTGGCCGCTCCTCTCGTCGCCGGCCTCAGCGGTCAGGACCCCACCACCTGGCATCACGAAGTGTTGGGTGAGGACGGCTCACCGCGCGGTGCGTTCGGCGGCGTCAGCGGTGCGCACTGGTTCGGCGTCGAGCCGCTCACCGGGCGCGACCTGTTCGCGATCGTCGTCCACGGCGCGCGGACCTCGATCCTGGTCGGCATCGGGGCGACCTTCATCGCGGTGACGCTCGGCGTGCTCGTCGGCGCGACCGCAGCGCTCTTCGGCGGGTGGTACGACCGCGTGGCCAGCCGGGTGATCGACGTCCTCTTCGGCTTCCCGTCATTGATCTTCATGATCTCGCTCGGTGCCCTCGCACCGGACTCGGTGCCGCGCTGGCTGCTCGTCATCCTCGTCATCGGGCTGTTCGGCTGGCCGCCGGTCGCACGCGTCATCCGAGGGCAGTCGCTCGCCCTGATGGGGCGCGACTTCGTCAGTGCCTCCCGCGCGATGGGCGCCGGCCCGTGGCACGTGCTCCGCGAGCAGCTGCTCCCCAACCTCGGCAGCACGATCATCGTGTTCACGACGATGCGGATCCCGAGCAGCATCGGGGCCGAGGCCGCGCTGTCCTTCCTCGGCGTCGGCGTCCCACCACCGACACCCGCATGGGGCCGCACGATCGGCACGGCGATCGGCTGGATCGCCTCGGACCCCTGGTACCTCCTCGCGCCCGCCTCCGCGCTCTTCGCCATCACCCTCGCGTTCAACCTGCTCGGGGACGGCCTGCGGGACGCGCTCGACCCGCGCCTGACCAGGAGGAGGTGA
- a CDS encoding LacI family DNA-binding transcriptional regulator: MQEELMVATLKDVAELAGVSVKTVSNVVNGYEFVREDNRRKVEAALEQTGYRPNIGARNLRRGRTGFLGLVVPDLGIPYFGELAGLVITAAQTNGWNVLIEQTQGQRERELESIATLGPHMVDGAIVSPEALVADDLATLPDGFPVVLLGEQTAGFALDRVAIDNVAAARAATRHLIDLGRTRIAFIGDNPRRATAALRLQGYREELKAARLTAPDDRVAGAESFHRHDGMLAMRALLDGPADDRPDAVFCCNDLLAVGALHEAVRSGLRVPEDIAIIGFDGSDESRYSLPPLSTIAPDKTAIAAGAVRLISERGSRLDGAGFEVVEPPFVLQARQSTTGAQES, translated from the coding sequence GTGCAGGAGGAGCTGATGGTGGCCACGCTCAAGGACGTCGCAGAGCTGGCGGGGGTCTCGGTCAAGACCGTCTCGAACGTCGTGAACGGTTACGAGTTCGTCCGCGAGGACAACCGCCGCAAGGTCGAGGCTGCGCTCGAGCAGACCGGATACCGACCCAACATCGGCGCGCGCAACCTGCGCCGCGGCCGTACGGGATTCCTCGGTCTTGTCGTCCCGGACCTCGGGATCCCCTACTTCGGCGAGCTGGCCGGGCTGGTCATCACGGCCGCGCAGACGAACGGCTGGAACGTCCTGATCGAGCAGACCCAAGGCCAGCGCGAGCGCGAGCTGGAGAGCATCGCCACTCTCGGCCCGCACATGGTCGACGGCGCGATCGTCAGCCCCGAGGCACTGGTCGCAGACGACCTGGCCACCCTGCCGGACGGATTCCCGGTCGTACTCCTGGGCGAGCAGACCGCCGGCTTCGCGCTCGACCGGGTGGCGATCGACAACGTCGCCGCAGCCCGTGCCGCCACCCGTCACCTGATCGACCTGGGGCGCACCCGCATCGCGTTCATCGGTGACAACCCGCGTCGCGCGACCGCTGCGCTGCGACTGCAGGGCTACCGCGAAGAGCTGAAGGCCGCGCGGCTGACCGCTCCGGACGACCGGGTCGCCGGCGCCGAGAGCTTTCACCGTCACGACGGCATGCTCGCCATGCGCGCGCTGCTCGACGGTCCGGCGGACGACCGACCGGATGCGGTGTTCTGCTGCAACGACCTCCTGGCTGTCGGCGCCCTCCACGAGGCCGTCCGGTCGGGGCTGCGGGTGCCCGAGGACATCGCGATCATCGGCTTCGACGGCTCGGACGAGAGCCGCTACAGCCTGCCGCCGCTGAGCACCATCGCACCGGACAAGACGGCGATCGCCGCCGGGGCCGTACGCCTGATCAGCGAGCGCGGCAGCCGCCTGGACGGTGCCGGGTTCGAGGTCGTCGAGCCGCCGTTCGTGCTCCAGGCCCGCCAGAGCACAACCGGCGCCCAGGAGTCGTAG
- a CDS encoding ABC transporter substrate-binding protein → MLGNPSSPRSPGLRTVAVSAAVALACTLSACSKSESDSDATGSAGSGSPAAAAPSAPAASTATTQPSQTGTGCALSATGYPKVDLKTAKVGFSQSEKEGNPFRIAETKSIRDEAARLGIPKGNLLTTNAQSDLNKQISDIKSLLSQGVQLLIVAPLNSDGLQPALDAAKAKKVPVVTIDRQVTSKPCTDYLTFIGSNFVSQGQRAADAMIKETGGKGKVAILLGASGNNVTTDRTKGFKDQLAAKGPGLKIVAEQTGDFERSKGQSVMEQLIQSHPDITAVYAENDEMGVGAVNALRSAGKTPGKDVKIVSVDGTRNAVQLLADGKYNGVIESNPRFGPLAFKTLQQFESGTAIPPSIVITDDAYDPSNAKQKINNAY, encoded by the coding sequence ATGCTCGGCAACCCGTCCTCGCCTCGATCCCCGGGCCTGCGCACCGTCGCAGTGTCTGCCGCCGTCGCGCTCGCCTGCACCCTGTCAGCGTGCTCCAAGAGCGAGTCCGACTCCGACGCCACCGGCAGCGCCGGCAGCGGCTCGCCCGCCGCGGCTGCACCGTCCGCCCCGGCCGCGTCGACTGCCACCACTCAGCCGTCCCAGACCGGCACCGGCTGCGCGCTGTCGGCCACCGGCTATCCCAAGGTCGATCTGAAGACTGCGAAGGTCGGCTTCTCCCAGTCCGAGAAGGAGGGCAACCCGTTCCGGATCGCAGAGACCAAGTCCATCCGCGACGAGGCCGCTCGCCTCGGCATCCCCAAGGGCAACCTGCTCACCACCAACGCGCAGAGCGACCTCAACAAGCAGATCAGCGACATCAAGTCGCTGCTGTCGCAGGGCGTCCAGCTGCTGATCGTGGCGCCGCTGAACTCCGACGGCCTGCAGCCGGCGCTCGATGCGGCCAAGGCCAAGAAGGTGCCGGTCGTGACGATCGACCGCCAGGTCACCTCCAAGCCGTGCACCGACTACCTGACCTTCATCGGGTCCAACTTCGTCAGCCAGGGCCAGCGCGCGGCCGACGCCATGATCAAGGAGACCGGTGGCAAGGGCAAGGTCGCGATCCTGCTCGGCGCCTCGGGCAACAACGTCACCACCGACCGGACCAAGGGCTTCAAGGACCAGCTCGCCGCCAAGGGCCCGGGCCTCAAGATCGTCGCTGAGCAGACCGGTGACTTCGAGCGGTCCAAGGGCCAGTCGGTGATGGAGCAGCTGATCCAGTCCCACCCGGACATCACCGCGGTCTACGCGGAGAACGACGAGATGGGTGTCGGCGCTGTGAACGCGCTGCGCTCGGCCGGCAAGACGCCTGGCAAGGACGTCAAGATCGTCTCCGTGGACGGCACCCGCAACGCGGTCCAGCTCTTGGCGGACGGCAAGTACAACGGCGTGATCGAGTCCAACCCGCGCTTCGGACCGCTGGCGTTCAAGACGCTGCAGCAGTTCGAGAGTGGCACGGCGATCCCGCCGAGCATCGTCATCACCGACGACGCGTACGACCCGTCCAACGCCAAGCAGAAGATCAACAACGCCTACTGA